In Gopherus evgoodei ecotype Sinaloan lineage chromosome 10, rGopEvg1_v1.p, whole genome shotgun sequence, a single window of DNA contains:
- the MSRB1 gene encoding methionine-R-sulfoxide reductase B1 isoform X4 yields MSFCAFFGGEAFRGHFQPGIYVCSKCGYELFSSTAKYQHSSPWPAFTETIHADSVAKYEERPGALKVSCGKCGNGLGHEFLNDGPKRGQSRFUIFSSSLKFIASAEQALRSKLAAGLTRCL; encoded by the exons ATGTCCTTCTGCGCCTTCTTCGGCGGGGAGGCGTTTCGGGGCCACTTCCAGCCCG GCATTTACGTCTGCTCCAAATGCGGTTATGAGCTGTTCTCCAGCACAGCAAAATACCAGCACTCGTCTCCGTGGCCAGCCTTCACTGAAACCATTCATGCTGACAGCGTGGCCAAGTATGAAGAGCGGCCAGGCGCCTTGAAG GTGTCCTGCGGCAAATGTGGTAATGGGCTGGGCCATGAGTTCCTCAACGACGGGCCGAAGAGGGGGCAGTCTCGCTTCTGAATATTCAGCAGCTCGCTGAAGTTCATTGCTTCAG CAGAACAGGCCCTTAGAAGTAAGCTGGCTGCTGGACTCACTCGCTGCTTATAG
- the MSRB1 gene encoding methionine-R-sulfoxide reductase B1 isoform X3, producing the protein MSFCAFFGGEAFRGHFQPGIYVCSKCGYELFSSTAKYQHSSPWPAFTETIHADSVAKYEERPGALKVSCGKCGNGLGHEFLNDGPKRGQSRFUIFSSSLKFIASDKAEQALRSKLAAGLTRCL; encoded by the exons ATGTCCTTCTGCGCCTTCTTCGGCGGGGAGGCGTTTCGGGGCCACTTCCAGCCCG GCATTTACGTCTGCTCCAAATGCGGTTATGAGCTGTTCTCCAGCACAGCAAAATACCAGCACTCGTCTCCGTGGCCAGCCTTCACTGAAACCATTCATGCTGACAGCGTGGCCAAGTATGAAGAGCGGCCAGGCGCCTTGAAG GTGTCCTGCGGCAAATGTGGTAATGGGCTGGGCCATGAGTTCCTCAACGACGGGCCGAAGAGGGGGCAGTCTCGCTTCTGAATATTCAGCAGCTCGCTGAAGTTCATTGCTTCAG ACAAAGCAGAACAGGCCCTTAGAAGTAAGCTGGCTGCTGGACTCACTCGCTGCTTATAG
- the MSRB1 gene encoding methionine-R-sulfoxide reductase B1 isoform X5: MSFCAFFGGEAFRGHFQPGIYVCSKCGYELFSSTAKYQHSSPWPAFTETIHADSVAKYEERPGALKVSCGKCGNGLGHEFLNDGPKRGQSRFUIFSSSLKFIASEQALRSKLAAGLTRCL; the protein is encoded by the exons ATGTCCTTCTGCGCCTTCTTCGGCGGGGAGGCGTTTCGGGGCCACTTCCAGCCCG GCATTTACGTCTGCTCCAAATGCGGTTATGAGCTGTTCTCCAGCACAGCAAAATACCAGCACTCGTCTCCGTGGCCAGCCTTCACTGAAACCATTCATGCTGACAGCGTGGCCAAGTATGAAGAGCGGCCAGGCGCCTTGAAG GTGTCCTGCGGCAAATGTGGTAATGGGCTGGGCCATGAGTTCCTCAACGACGGGCCGAAGAGGGGGCAGTCTCGCTTCTGAATATTCAGCAGCTCGCTGAAGTTCATTGCTTCAG AACAGGCCCTTAGAAGTAAGCTGGCTGCTGGACTCACTCGCTGCTTATAG
- the MSRB1 gene encoding methionine-R-sulfoxide reductase B1 isoform X1: MSFCAFFGGEAFRGHFQPGIYVCSKCGYELFSSTAKYQHSSPWPAFTETIHADSVAKYEERPGALKVSCGKCGNGLGHEFLNDGPKRGQSRFUIFSSSLKFIASGEGCTRMVSLDRICLVDWETENKRASSCCQGSSAKQESRF; the protein is encoded by the exons ATGTCCTTCTGCGCCTTCTTCGGCGGGGAGGCGTTTCGGGGCCACTTCCAGCCCG GCATTTACGTCTGCTCCAAATGCGGTTATGAGCTGTTCTCCAGCACAGCAAAATACCAGCACTCGTCTCCGTGGCCAGCCTTCACTGAAACCATTCATGCTGACAGCGTGGCCAAGTATGAAGAGCGGCCAGGCGCCTTGAAG GTGTCCTGCGGCAAATGTGGTAATGGGCTGGGCCATGAGTTCCTCAACGACGGGCCGAAGAGGGGGCAGTCTCGCTTCTGAATATTCAGCAGCTCGCTGAAGTTCATTGCTTCAGGTGAGGGCTGCACCCGGATGGTGTCTCTGGATCGGATCTGCCTGGTTG attgggaaactgagaacAAGAGGGCTTCATCCTGCTGCCAGGGGAGTTCTGCAAAGCAAGAGTCAAGGTTCtga
- the MSRB1 gene encoding methionine-R-sulfoxide reductase B1 isoform X6: protein MSFCAFFGGEAFRGHFQPGIYVCSKCGYELFSSTAKYQHSSPWPAFTETIHADSVAKYEERPGALKVSCGKCGNGLGHEFLNDGPKRGQSRF, encoded by the exons ATGTCCTTCTGCGCCTTCTTCGGCGGGGAGGCGTTTCGGGGCCACTTCCAGCCCG GCATTTACGTCTGCTCCAAATGCGGTTATGAGCTGTTCTCCAGCACAGCAAAATACCAGCACTCGTCTCCGTGGCCAGCCTTCACTGAAACCATTCATGCTGACAGCGTGGCCAAGTATGAAGAGCGGCCAGGCGCCTTGAAG GTGTCCTGCGGCAAATGTGGTAATGGGCTGGGCCATGAGTTCCTCAACGACGGGCCGAAGAGGGGGCAGTCTCGCTTCTGA
- the MSRB1 gene encoding methionine-R-sulfoxide reductase B1 isoform X2 — MSFCAFFGGEAFRGHFQPGIYVCSKCGYELFSSTAKYQHSSPWPAFTETIHADSVAKYEERPGALKVSCGKCGNGLGHEFLNDGPKRGQSRFUIFSSSLKFIASDWETENKRASSCCQGSSAKQESRF; from the exons ATGTCCTTCTGCGCCTTCTTCGGCGGGGAGGCGTTTCGGGGCCACTTCCAGCCCG GCATTTACGTCTGCTCCAAATGCGGTTATGAGCTGTTCTCCAGCACAGCAAAATACCAGCACTCGTCTCCGTGGCCAGCCTTCACTGAAACCATTCATGCTGACAGCGTGGCCAAGTATGAAGAGCGGCCAGGCGCCTTGAAG GTGTCCTGCGGCAAATGTGGTAATGGGCTGGGCCATGAGTTCCTCAACGACGGGCCGAAGAGGGGGCAGTCTCGCTTCTGAATATTCAGCAGCTCGCTGAAGTTCATTGCTTCAG attgggaaactgagaacAAGAGGGCTTCATCCTGCTGCCAGGGGAGTTCTGCAAAGCAAGAGTCAAGGTTCtga